Proteins from one Streptococcus mitis B6 genomic window:
- the dapB gene encoding 4-hydroxy-tetrahydrodipicolinate reductase: protein MSIRVIIAGFKGKMGQAACQMVLADPDLDLVAVLDPFESESEWQGIPVFKDKADLAGFKADVWVDFTTPAVAYENTRFALENGFAPVVGTTGFTSEEIAELKAFSREQNLGGLIAPNFALGAVLLMQFATQAAKYFPNVEIIELHHDKKKDAPSGTAIKTAELMAEVRESTQQGAPDEEELIAGARGADFDGMRIHSVRLPGLVAHQEVIFGNQGEGLTLRHDSYDRSSFMTGVNLGIKEVVKRHELVYGLEHLL from the coding sequence ATGAGTATTCGAGTAATTATTGCTGGTTTTAAGGGAAAAATGGGGCAAGCTGCTTGTCAGATGGTCTTGGCTGATCCAGACTTGGACTTGGTAGCAGTTTTGGATCCTTTTGAGTCTGAGTCAGAATGGCAAGGTATTCCTGTTTTCAAGGATAAGGCTGATTTGGCAGGCTTTAAAGCAGATGTCTGGGTAGACTTTACTACACCAGCTGTTGCCTACGAAAATACACGCTTTGCCCTTGAGAATGGCTTTGCTCCAGTAGTTGGAACAACTGGTTTCACAAGTGAAGAAATTGCAGAGCTAAAAGCATTTTCTCGTGAACAAAATTTGGGTGGATTAATTGCCCCTAACTTTGCCCTGGGTGCTGTCTTGCTCATGCAATTTGCGACGCAGGCTGCTAAATATTTCCCAAATGTGGAGATTATCGAGCTCCATCATGACAAGAAAAAGGATGCTCCGAGCGGAACAGCTATTAAAACAGCTGAGTTAATGGCAGAAGTTCGAGAGTCTACCCAGCAAGGTGCGCCTGATGAGGAAGAATTGATTGCAGGTGCCCGTGGTGCTGATTTTGATGGCATGCGGATCCACTCAGTACGTTTGCCAGGCTTGGTAGCCCATCAGGAAGTCATCTTTGGCAATCAAGGAGAAGGATTGACACTCCGTCATGACTCCTATGATCGCAGCTCCTTCATGACAGGGGTGAATTTGGGAATTAAAGAAGTTGTCAAGCGTCATGAGCTTGTCTATGGATTAGAACACTTATTATGA
- a CDS encoding NAD(P)/FAD-dependent oxidoreductase yields MSQLYDITIVGGGPVGLFAAFYAHLRQAKVQIIDSLPQLGGQPAILYPEKEILDVPGFPNLTGEELTNRLIEQLHGFDTPIHLNETVLEIEKQEEGFVITTSKGSHLSKTVIIAMGGGAFKPRPLELEGVEGYENIHYHVSNIQQYAGKKVTILGGGDSAVDWALAFEKIAPTTLVHRRDNFRALEHSVQALKESSVTIKTPFVPSQLLGDGKRLDKLEITKVKSDETETIDLDHLFVNYGFKSSVGNLKNWGLDLNRHKIIVNSKQESSQAGIYAIGDCCYYDGKIDLIATGLGEAPTAINNAINYIDPEQKVQPKHSTSL; encoded by the coding sequence ATGTCTCAACTCTATGATATTACCATTGTAGGTGGTGGTCCTGTCGGGCTTTTTGCAGCCTTCTATGCCCATCTACGCCAAGCCAAGGTCCAAATCATCGACTCTCTTCCCCAACTAGGTGGACAACCTGCTATTCTCTATCCTGAAAAGGAAATCCTAGACGTCCCAGGTTTCCCAAATCTGACTGGAGAAGAGTTGACTAACCGTCTAATCGAGCAATTACATGGCTTTGATACCCCTATTCATCTCAATGAAACGGTCCTTGAGATTGAAAAACAAGAAGAAGGCTTTGTCATTACAACTTCTAAAGGAAGTCACCTGTCTAAAACTGTTATCATCGCTATGGGTGGCGGTGCCTTTAAACCACGTCCGCTGGAACTAGAAGGCGTTGAGGGCTATGAAAATATCCACTACCATGTTTCCAACATCCAGCAATACGCTGGTAAGAAAGTGACGATTCTTGGTGGTGGGGACTCAGCTGTGGATTGGGCTTTGGCTTTTGAAAAAATTGCGCCAACTACCCTTGTCCACCGCAGAGATAATTTCCGCGCCTTAGAACACAGTGTCCAAGCCTTAAAGGAATCTTCTGTAACCATCAAGACACCATTCGTCCCTAGCCAACTCCTTGGAGATGGAAAAAGGCTCGATAAACTTGAAATCACAAAAGTCAAATCTGATGAAACAGAAACGATTGACCTAGACCACCTCTTTGTCAACTATGGTTTCAAATCTTCTGTCGGTAACCTTAAAAACTGGGGTCTGGACCTCAACCGCCACAAGATTATCGTCAACAGCAAACAAGAATCTAGCCAAGCAGGTATCTATGCTATCGGTGACTGTTGCTACTATGACGGAAAAATTGATCTGATTGCGACAGGCCTCGGAGAAGCTCCAACCGCTATCAACAATGCCATCAACTATATCGACCCAGAGCAAAAAGTACAACCAAAACATTCAACCAGTTTATAA
- a CDS encoding DegV family protein has protein sequence MKLAVITDSSAYLSIDTLRREDLYVLDIPVNIDGKEYVEGINLTAEEFYKKMAQASELPKTSQPSIAKLDEILTSLKEQGYTHALGLFLSSGISGFYQNIQYMIDEYEGLTIAFPDTLITSAPLGIMVESVFNWRDQGYDFASIQDKLAIQISRTSAFIMVDDLDHLVKGGRLSNGAAILGNLLSIKPILYFNDQGVIEVYEKVRTEKKATKRLIEIIKEATASGQYRIIVIHGNAPEKAEELRQHLLDSEVGTDISLATFGSVIGTHLGAGSIALGYIPVI, from the coding sequence ATGAAATTAGCTGTTATCACAGATTCCTCTGCCTATCTCAGTATAGATACCTTGCGAAGAGAAGATTTGTATGTCTTGGATATTCCTGTCAATATTGATGGTAAGGAGTATGTCGAAGGCATCAATCTGACTGCTGAGGAATTTTACAAAAAAATGGCTCAGGCTTCTGAATTGCCTAAGACTAGTCAACCAAGTATTGCCAAGTTAGATGAAATCTTAACTTCGCTCAAAGAACAAGGTTATACCCATGCCTTGGGGCTTTTCCTATCTTCTGGAATTTCAGGTTTTTACCAAAATATTCAGTATATGATAGATGAATATGAGGGTTTAACTATTGCTTTCCCAGACACTTTGATTACAAGTGCTCCGTTGGGTATCATGGTTGAAAGCGTCTTTAACTGGCGTGACCAGGGCTATGATTTTGCCAGCATTCAGGATAAGCTAGCCATTCAAATCAGCCGTACGTCAGCTTTTATTATGGTAGATGACCTGGATCATTTGGTAAAAGGTGGACGTCTTTCAAATGGTGCTGCTATTTTGGGCAATTTGCTTAGCATTAAGCCAATCCTTTATTTCAACGACCAAGGTGTGATTGAAGTTTACGAAAAAGTTCGTACTGAAAAGAAAGCCACAAAGCGCTTAATTGAAATCATCAAGGAAGCCACAGCTTCAGGCCAATACCGTATCATTGTTATTCACGGAAATGCTCCTGAAAAGGCTGAAGAATTGCGTCAGCACTTGCTTGATTCTGAGGTAGGTACGGATATTTCACTTGCGACATTTGGTAGTGTCATTGGGACCCACTTAGGAGCAGGAAGTATTGCTCTAGGTTATATTCCAGTGATTTAG
- the cdaA gene encoding diadenylate cyclase CdaA, which produces MNFQQLSNLQYWTSLFSSPWSIAINLFDILIVAYILYRFTKAIAGTKIMILVRGVVIFVLAQVVANILGLTTISWLINQIITYGVIAAVVIFSPEIRTGLERLGRATDFFSTAQISAEEQMIRAFIKSVEYMSPRKIGALVAIQRVRTLQEYIATGIPLDANISAELLINIFIPNTPLHDGAVIIRENRIAVTSAYLPLTESTGISKEFGTRHRAAIGLSEVSDALTFIVSEETGGISITYNGVFKHDLTIEEFEAELRAILLPVVEEKVSFKDRLLGGWKYEKK; this is translated from the coding sequence ATGAACTTTCAACAATTATCCAACCTGCAATATTGGACTAGCTTGTTTTCTAGTCCTTGGAGTATTGCCATCAATCTGTTTGATATTTTGATTGTGGCCTATATTTTATATCGTTTTACAAAAGCGATAGCTGGCACCAAGATTATGATTTTGGTGCGTGGTGTCGTGATTTTTGTATTAGCCCAGGTTGTGGCCAATATCCTTGGTTTAACAACGATTTCTTGGTTGATTAATCAGATTATCACCTATGGGGTTATTGCTGCGGTTGTTATCTTCTCTCCAGAGATTCGGACTGGTTTGGAACGCTTGGGAAGGGCGACAGATTTCTTTTCTACTGCTCAAATTAGTGCAGAGGAGCAAATGATTCGTGCCTTTATCAAGTCGGTTGAATATATGAGTCCTCGTAAGATTGGTGCTCTGGTTGCCATCCAACGAGTTCGGACCTTGCAAGAATACATTGCGACAGGGATTCCTTTGGATGCCAATATTTCAGCTGAACTCCTTATTAATATCTTTATCCCCAACACTCCCCTACACGATGGTGCTGTGATTATCAGAGAAAATCGAATAGCAGTAACCTCTGCCTATTTGCCCCTGACAGAAAGTACAGGGATTTCCAAGGAATTTGGGACCAGACACCGGGCGGCTATCGGTTTATCAGAAGTGTCGGATGCCTTGACCTTCATCGTCTCAGAGGAAACAGGTGGCATTTCTATTACCTACAATGGGGTTTTCAAGCACGACTTGACGATTGAAGAATTTGAAGCAGAGCTACGAGCAATTCTTTTGCCAGTTGTTGAGGAAAAAGTCAGTTTTAAGGACCGTTTGCTAGGAGGCTGGAAATATGAGAAAAAATAG
- the glmM gene encoding phosphoglucosamine mutase produces MGKYFGTDGVRGEANVELTPELAFKLGRFGGYVLSQHETEAPKVFVGRDTRISGEMLESALVAGLLSVGIHVYKLGVLATPAVAYLVKTEGASAGVMISASHNPALDNGIKFFGGDGFKLDDEKEAEIEDLLDAAEDTLPRPSAEGLGTLVDYPEGLRKYEGYLVSTGTPLEGMKVALDTANGAASTSARQIFADLGAQLTVIGETPDGLNINLNVGSTHPETLQEVVKESGSAIGLAFDGDSDRLIAIDENGEIVDGDKIMYIIGKYLSEKGQLAQNTIVTTVMSNLGFHKALDREGINKVVTAVGDRYVVEEMRKSGYNLGGEQSGHVILMDYNTTGDGQLSAVQLTKIMKETGKSLSELAAEVTIYPQKLVNIRVENAMKEKAMEVPVIKDIIEKMEEEMAGNGRILVRPSGTEPLLRVMAEAPTTEEVDYYVDTIADVVRAEIGID; encoded by the coding sequence ATGGGTAAATATTTTGGGACTGATGGAGTCCGTGGAGAAGCTAACGTAGAATTAACGCCAGAATTGGCCTTCAAACTAGGTCGTTTTGGAGGTTATGTTCTTAGCCAACATGAAACGGAAGCACCGAAAGTTTTTGTAGGACGTGATACACGTATTTCTGGGGAAATGCTGGAATCAGCCTTGGTAGCTGGTCTTCTTTCAGTTGGTATTCACGTATACAAACTAGGTGTTCTGGCAACACCAGCAGTAGCTTACTTGGTTAAAACTGAAGGGGCAAGTGCCGGTGTCATGATTTCTGCTAGCCACAACCCAGCCCTTGATAATGGAATTAAGTTCTTTGGCGGTGATGGCTTCAAACTAGATGATGAAAAAGAAGCAGAAATTGAAGACCTGCTAGACGCTGCAGAAGACACTCTTCCTCGTCCAAGTGCTGAAGGCTTGGGAACCTTGGTAGATTATCCAGAAGGCTTGCGTAAGTATGAAGGCTACCTTGTTTCAACTGGAACTCCTCTTGAAGGAATGAAAGTTGCCTTGGATACAGCCAATGGTGCAGCTTCTACAAGTGCCCGTCAAATCTTTGCAGACCTTGGTGCTCAATTAACTGTTATCGGGGAAACACCAGATGGTCTTAACATCAACCTTAATGTTGGTTCAACCCACCCAGAAACCCTTCAAGAAGTGGTCAAAGAAAGCGGGTCAGCTATTGGTTTGGCCTTTGACGGAGACAGTGACCGCTTGATTGCTATTGATGAAAATGGTGAGATCGTTGATGGTGATAAAATCATGTACATTATCGGGAAATACCTTTCTGAAAAAGGACAATTGGCTCAAAATACAATCGTGACAACGGTTATGTCTAATCTTGGTTTTCACAAGGCCTTGGACCGTGAAGGCATTAACAAGGTAGTCACTGCAGTTGGCGACCGCTACGTTGTTGAAGAAATGAGAAAATCAGGCTACAACCTTGGTGGTGAACAGTCTGGCCACGTCATCTTGATGGACTACAATACAACAGGTGATGGTCAATTATCAGCTGTTCAATTGACCAAAATCATGAAGGAGACTGGTAAGAGCTTGTCAGAGTTGGCAGCAGAAGTAACCATCTATCCACAAAAATTAGTCAATATCCGAGTGGAAAATGCCATGAAGGAAAAGGCTATGGAAGTGCCAGTTATCAAGGATATCATCGAGAAGATGGAAGAAGAAATGGCAGGCAATGGCCGTATCCTAGTACGCCCAAGTGGAACAGAACCCCTCTTGCGTGTTATGGCAGAAGCGCCTACAACAGAAGAAGTGGACTACTATGTTGATACCATCGCAGACGTAGTTCGAGCTGAAATCGGGATTGACTAA
- a CDS encoding ABC-F family ATP-binding cassette domain-containing protein, whose protein sequence is MSDFIVEKLSKSVGDKTVFKDISFIIHDLDRIGLIGVNGTGKTTLLDVLSGVSGFDGDVSPFSAKNDYQIGYLTQDPDFDDSKTVLDTVLSSDLKEIQLIREYELIMLNYSEDKQARLERVMAEMDSLQAWEIESQVKTVLSKLGIQDLSTPVGELSGGLRRRVQLAQVLLGNHDLLLLDEPTNHLDIATIEWLTLFLKNSKKTVLFITHDRYFLDALSTRIFELDRAGLTEYQGNYQDYVRLKAEQDERDAALLHKKEQLYKQELAWMRRQPQARATKQQARINRFHDLKKDVSGGVAETDLTMNFETSRIGKKVIEFQDVSFAYENKPILQDFNLLVQAKDRIGIVGDNGVGKSTLLNLIAGILEPTAGQVVIGETVRIAYFSQQIEGLDESKRVINYLQEVAEEVKTSGGSSTSIAELLEQFLFPRSTHGTLIEKLSGGEKKRLYLLKLLLEKPNVLLLDEPTNDLDIATLTVLENFLQGFAGPVLTVSHDRYFLDKVATKILAFEDGKIRPFFGHYTDYLDEKVFETEVANQVQKAEKEKVVKVREDKKRMTYQEKQEWASIEGDIEALEDCIAAIEEEMQANGSDFGKLATLQKELDEKNEALLEKYERYEYLSDFDS, encoded by the coding sequence ATGAGTGACTTTATCGTTGAAAAACTAAGTAAATCCGTCGGTGACAAGACCGTTTTTAAGGATATTTCCTTTATCATCCATGATTTGGACAGAATTGGTCTAATCGGTGTTAATGGGACTGGCAAGACCACCCTTTTAGATGTCCTTTCTGGTGTTTCTGGCTTTGATGGGGATGTCAGTCCCTTTTCAGCTAAGAATGATTACCAGATTGGTTACTTGACCCAGGACCCTGATTTTGATGATAGCAAGACGGTCTTGGATACGGTCCTATCCAGCGACCTCAAGGAAATCCAGCTCATTCGTGAGTATGAGTTGATCATGCTCAACTATAGTGAGGACAAGCAGGCGCGTTTGGAACGGGTCATGGCAGAGATGGATTCTCTTCAAGCTTGGGAAATTGAGAGTCAGGTTAAGACCGTTCTTAGCAAGTTGGGGATTCAGGACTTATCTACTCCAGTTGGGGAATTGTCAGGTGGTCTAAGAAGACGGGTCCAGTTGGCGCAAGTTCTTCTTGGCAACCACGACCTCTTGCTTCTGGATGAGCCGACCAACCATCTGGACATTGCGACTATTGAGTGGCTGACCCTCTTTTTGAAAAATTCTAAGAAGACCGTCCTTTTTATTACCCACGATCGTTATTTCTTGGATGCTTTGTCAACTCGGATTTTCGAATTGGATCGCGCAGGCTTGACCGAATATCAGGGGAATTATCAGGACTATGTTCGCCTAAAGGCGGAACAGGATGAGCGCGACGCGGCTCTTCTTCACAAAAAAGAACAACTCTACAAACAAGAATTGGCCTGGATGCGCAGACAACCGCAGGCGCGTGCGACCAAGCAGCAAGCTCGTATCAATCGTTTCCATGATCTGAAAAAGGATGTTTCAGGTGGCGTTGCTGAGACAGACTTGACCATGAACTTTGAAACCAGTCGGATTGGGAAGAAAGTCATCGAGTTTCAGGATGTTTCCTTTGCCTATGAAAATAAGCCCATTTTGCAAGATTTTAATCTCTTGGTGCAGGCTAAAGATCGTATTGGAATTGTTGGGGATAACGGTGTTGGGAAATCAACCCTACTTAACTTGATTGCAGGCATTCTTGAGCCGACAGCAGGACAAGTTGTGATTGGGGAAACTGTTCGCATCGCCTATTTCTCTCAGCAAATTGAGGGCTTGGATGAAAGTAAGCGAGTGATCAATTACTTGCAGGAAGTGGCAGAAGAGGTCAAGACCAGCGGTGGTTCTAGTACTTCGATTGCAGAGTTGCTGGAGCAGTTTCTTTTCCCACGTTCGACGCATGGAACCTTGATTGAGAAATTGTCTGGTGGAGAGAAAAAACGTCTTTATCTTCTCAAACTGCTCTTGGAAAAACCAAATGTTCTCCTTTTAGACGAACCGACAAATGACCTAGATATTGCGACCTTGACAGTTTTGGAGAATTTCTTGCAAGGCTTTGCTGGTCCAGTTTTGACTGTTAGTCACGACCGCTATTTCTTGGATAAGGTAGCGACTAAGATTCTGGCTTTTGAGGATGGCAAGATTCGTCCATTCTTTGGTCATTATACCGACTACCTTGATGAAAAAGTCTTTGAAACAGAGGTGGCCAATCAAGTGCAAAAGGCCGAAAAGGAAAAAGTCGTCAAGGTTCGAGAAGACAAGAAACGCATGACCTACCAAGAAAAGCAGGAGTGGGCAAGTATTGAAGGCGATATTGAAGCCTTGGAAGATTGTATCGCTGCTATTGAAGAGGAGATGCAGGCCAACGGATCCGACTTTGGTAAACTAGCGACTCTTCAGAAAGAGCTAGATGAGAAAAACGAAGCACTCCTTGAAAAATACGAACGCTATGAGTATCTCAGTGACTTTGATAGCTAG
- a CDS encoding CCA tRNA nucleotidyltransferase produces the protein MRLTQMPSEFQKALPVLEKIKEAGFEAYFVGGSVRDALLNRPIHDVDIATSSYPEETKQIFPRTADIGIEHGTVLVLDGDEEYEVTTFRTEDVYVDYRRPSAVSFVRSLEEDLKRRDFTVNAFALDETGEIIDLFHGLEDLEKQVLRAVGVASERFNEDALRIMRGFRFQASLGFELESETFKAMKTLTPLLEKISVERTFVEFDKLLLAPFWRRGLVSMIESQAYDYLPDMAANQDKLNRLFNLETDFTFESSEQAWAALLWALEIENAQPFLKAWKTSRQFAKQVQDLLTILALREKGELSKRDCYRFDLNLLLQAENLRQAQGKEVNPQVITETYQSLTIHDKKEIQINGGILIKEYGYQPGPDLGEILTEIEYAIVDGELENDRQAIHAYLREKK, from the coding sequence ATGAGATTAACGCAAATGCCTTCTGAATTTCAGAAGGCTTTACCAGTATTAGAAAAAATTAAAGAAGCAGGTTTTGAGGCCTATTTTGTTGGGGGTTCTGTTCGAGATGCCCTCCTCAATCGCCCTATCCATGATGTGGATATTGCGACGTCTTCTTATCCAGAAGAAACCAAGCAGATTTTCCCGCGAACAGCCGATATCGGAATCGAGCATGGGACTGTCTTGGTTTTAGATGGGGACGAGGAGTATGAGGTGACTACTTTTCGGACAGAAGATGTCTATGTGGACTATCGTAGACCTAGTGCGGTTTCTTTTGTTCGCTCGCTAGAAGAAGACCTCAAGCGACGTGATTTTACAGTCAATGCCTTTGCTTTGGACGAGACAGGAGAAATCATTGACTTGTTCCATGGTTTAGAAGATTTGGAAAAGCAAGTCTTACGAGCAGTTGGAGTGGCAAGTGAGCGTTTCAACGAAGATGCTTTGCGGATTATGCGTGGCTTCCGTTTTCAGGCTAGTCTTGGCTTTGAACTTGAGTCAGAAACCTTTAAAGCTATGAAAACCTTGACGCCACTTTTGGAGAAAATTTCTGTGGAGCGTACCTTCGTTGAGTTTGATAAACTCTTGCTGGCTCCCTTTTGGAGAAGGGGCTTGGTTTCCATGATTGAGAGTCAAGCTTATGATTATCTCCCTGATATGGCAGCTAACCAGGACAAGCTCAACAGACTGTTTAATTTAGAGACTGATTTTACCTTTGAATCCTCTGAACAAGCCTGGGCGGCTTTACTGTGGGCTTTGGAGATTGAAAATGCGCAGCCATTTTTGAAGGCTTGGAAGACCTCACGTCAGTTTGCAAAGCAAGTTCAGGATTTGCTGACTATTTTGGCCTTGCGTGAAAAGGGAGAATTGAGTAAGCGTGATTGTTACCGCTTTGACTTGAATTTGCTTTTACAGGCTGAAAATCTTCGTCAGGCTCAAGGAAAAGAAGTTAACCCGCAAGTCATCACAGAAACTTACCAGAGTTTGACCATTCATGATAAGAAAGAAATCCAGATTAATGGTGGCATTTTGATTAAGGAATATGGTTATCAGCCTGGACCAGACTTGGGAGAGATTTTAACAGAGATTGAGTATGCTATTGTCGATGGAGAATTGGAAAATGACCGACAAGCCATCCATGCTTATCTGAGGGAGAAAAAATGA
- a CDS encoding YbbR-like domain-containing protein yields the protein MRKNSLYIISSLFFACVLFIYATSTNFQNSNTARQVKSETYTNTITNVPIDIHYDDDQYFISGFASEVSVVLTGANRVTLASEMQESTRKFKVTADLTDASVGTIEVPLNIENLPSGLTAVATPQKITVKVGKKVKRDGMIVVPQVDQSQIDSKLQIDSVTVSNERVSVTTDQETLSKIDRIIALLPTSERITGNYSGSVPLQAIDRNGVVLPAVITPFDTTMKVTTKPVAPSSSTSNSTTSSSSETSSSTKATSSKTN from the coding sequence ATGAGAAAAAATAGTCTATATATCATTTCATCTCTCTTTTTTGCTTGTGTCTTATTTATCTATGCAACGTCAACCAACTTTCAAAATAGCAATACCGCAAGGCAGGTCAAATCAGAAACCTACACCAATACGATAACGAACGTTCCTATCGATATTCACTATGATGATGACCAGTATTTCATTAGCGGATTTGCATCAGAAGTTTCAGTTGTACTGACAGGTGCCAATCGTGTGACCTTGGCTAGCGAAATGCAGGAGAGCACTCGTAAGTTTAAGGTAACTGCTGATTTGACGGATGCCAGTGTTGGAACGATTGAAGTTCCCTTGAATATTGAAAATCTTCCAAGCGGATTGACCGCTGTGGCAACGCCTCAAAAGATCACAGTGAAAGTTGGGAAGAAGGTTAAGCGAGATGGGATGATTGTTGTGCCACAAGTTGACCAAAGCCAGATTGATTCCAAGCTACAAATTGATAGTGTAACCGTGTCAAATGAACGGGTTTCTGTCACAACTGACCAAGAAACACTATCTAAAATTGATCGTATTATTGCGCTTTTACCAACCAGCGAACGCATAACAGGTAATTACAGTGGTTCAGTACCTTTGCAGGCAATTGATCGCAATGGTGTTGTCTTACCAGCAGTTATAACTCCGTTCGACACAACAATGAAGGTGACTACAAAACCAGTAGCACCAAGTTCAAGTACATCAAATTCAACAACAAGCAGTTCATCGGAGACATCTTCGTCAACGAAAGCAACTAGTTCAAAAACGAATTAA
- the mntE gene encoding CDF family manganese efflux transporter MntE: MKQSISNLKLAERGAIISISTYLILSAAKLATGHLLHSSSLVADGFNNVSDIIGNVALLIGIRMARQPADRDHRFGHWKIEDLASLITSIIMFYVGFDVLQDTIQKILSHEETVIDPLGATLGIISAAIMFVVYLYNTRLSKKSNSKALKAAAKDNLSDAVTSLGTTIAILASSFNYPIVDKLVAIIITFFILKTAYDIFIESSFSLSDGFDDRLLEDYQKAIMEIPKISKVKSQRGRTYGSNIYLDITLEMNPDLSVFESHEIADQVESMLEERFGVFDTDVHIEPAPIPEDEILDNVYKKLLIREQLIDQGNQLEEFLADDFVYIRQDGEQMDKETYKAEKELNSTIKDIQITSISQKTKLICYELDGIVHTSIWRRHETWQNIFHQETKKE, encoded by the coding sequence ATGAAGCAATCTATCTCAAATCTCAAGTTAGCTGAGCGTGGGGCCATTATCAGTATTTCGACCTATTTGATCTTGTCTGCAGCCAAATTAGCAACTGGGCACCTTCTCCATTCATCCAGTTTGGTAGCCGATGGTTTCAACAACGTATCAGATATTATCGGAAATGTTGCTCTTCTGATCGGGATTCGAATGGCGCGCCAGCCTGCTGACCGTGACCACCGTTTTGGCCACTGGAAGATTGAGGATTTGGCAAGCTTAATCACTTCCATCATTATGTTTTATGTCGGTTTCGATGTACTTCAGGATACCATTCAAAAAATTCTCAGTCATGAAGAAACGGTTATTGACCCTCTTGGTGCAACCCTAGGAATCATTTCTGCAGCGATTATGTTTGTAGTTTATCTCTACAATACTCGCCTCAGTAAGAAATCCAACTCCAAGGCACTCAAGGCCGCAGCAAAGGACAATCTTTCTGACGCTGTTACCTCACTTGGTACTACCATTGCCATACTGGCTAGCAGTTTCAATTATCCCATTGTGGATAAACTGGTTGCTATTATCATCACTTTCTTTATCTTGAAGACTGCCTATGATATCTTCATCGAGTCTTCCTTTAGTCTTTCAGATGGCTTTGACGACCGTCTGCTTGAGGACTATCAAAAGGCCATTATGGAAATTCCAAAAATTAGCAAGGTCAAGTCGCAAAGAGGTCGCACTTACGGTAGCAATATTTACCTGGATATCACGCTAGAAATGAATCCTGACTTGTCTGTTTTTGAGAGTCACGAGATTGCGGATCAAGTCGAATCTATGCTGGAGGAACGTTTTGGCGTCTTTGATACCGATGTTCATATTGAGCCAGCACCTATCCCTGAGGATGAAATTTTAGATAATGTCTACAAAAAATTGCTTATACGCGAACAATTGATTGATCAGGGAAATCAACTGGAAGAATTCTTGGCTGACGATTTTGTCTATATTCGTCAAGATGGAGAACAGATGGATAAAGAGACCTATAAAGCCGAAAAAGAGTTGAATTCTACTATCAAGGACATCCAAATCACTTCTATCAGTCAGAAAACAAAACTCATCTGCTATGAGTTAGATGGTATCGTCCATACCAGTATCTGGCGTCGCCATGAAACTTGGCAAAATATCTTTCACCAAGAAACAAAAAAAGAATAG